A stretch of the Actinomycetota bacterium genome encodes the following:
- a CDS encoding MraY family glycosyltransferase, with product MSVDYAAAFAVSLVGALVATPVARKVALRLGIVDMPAARKVHTDPVPYLGGVAIILAFVGSMALGVIVHPLSGSYGQVAAILGGGLVLAGMGLIDDLMVVPGWIKVPVEIVVALGLFAAHVRAQPFKHLALDLPLNIGWVVGVTNAVNYQDNMDGLSSGVVAIAAAYFFVMAALSHQVLVASLGAALTGCALGFLWWNRPPARIFMGDAGSLFLGFLLAALGLKLRFDNIDQVTFFVPICVLAVPIIDALMVSVSRVSHGLSPIQPGKDHVSHRLVKIGIPSRAAVGLIYFASASCGWLGVVIAYARPRTAYLLMGWLTAMALFLGWLLLRVKVEYPPRAAAVQRSKKPTRA from the coding sequence GTGAGCGTCGACTACGCCGCTGCGTTTGCGGTCTCGCTGGTCGGTGCACTGGTAGCCACCCCGGTCGCCCGCAAGGTGGCCCTGCGCTTGGGCATAGTGGACATGCCGGCGGCGCGCAAGGTGCACACGGACCCGGTGCCCTACCTCGGGGGTGTGGCCATCATCCTGGCCTTCGTCGGGTCGATGGCCCTGGGCGTAATCGTCCACCCGCTCAGCGGCTCCTACGGGCAGGTGGCGGCCATCCTCGGCGGCGGGCTGGTCCTGGCGGGCATGGGCCTGATCGACGACCTCATGGTCGTCCCCGGCTGGATCAAGGTGCCGGTCGAGATCGTGGTGGCCCTGGGTCTGTTCGCCGCCCACGTGCGGGCGCAGCCGTTCAAGCACCTCGCCCTCGATCTTCCCCTCAACATCGGCTGGGTGGTCGGGGTGACCAACGCGGTGAACTACCAGGACAACATGGATGGGCTGAGTTCAGGCGTCGTCGCCATCGCCGCCGCCTACTTCTTCGTGATGGCCGCACTCTCCCACCAGGTTCTGGTGGCCAGCCTGGGGGCGGCACTCACCGGCTGCGCCCTCGGGTTCCTGTGGTGGAACCGGCCACCGGCCCGGATCTTCATGGGCGATGCCGGCAGCCTCTTCCTCGGCTTCCTGCTCGCTGCCCTGGGGCTGAAGCTGCGCTTCGACAACATCGACCAGGTGACCTTCTTCGTGCCGATCTGCGTGCTGGCGGTTCCGATCATCGACGCCCTGATGGTGTCGGTGTCCCGGGTGAGCCACGGCCTTTCCCCCATCCAGCCGGGTAAGGACCACGTCTCGCACCGCTTGGTGAAGATCGGCATTCCTTCCCGTGCGGCCGTCGGCCTGATTTACTTCGCATCGGCCTCGTGCGGCTGGTTGGGGGTGGTGATCGCCTATGCTCGCCCACGCACCGCCTACCTGCTGATGGGGTGGCTGACCGCCATGGCGCTGTTCCTCGGCTGGCTGCTATTGCGCGTCAAGGTGGA